In the genome of Cryptomeria japonica chromosome 8, Sugi_1.0, whole genome shotgun sequence, one region contains:
- the LOC131857905 gene encoding receptor-like protein EIX2, with translation MIYTFVNGCPTEERKYLLDFKGSLVDPTGRLSSWKGYNCCQWTGIRCDFHSGHVISLHLKTPFASNYWDNPKILSGAIHPSLFNLQNLEHLDLGYNDFSGTSISPQLAKLQSLSFLSLANAGFGGEVPVELGNITTLRHLEISVGSSLSLNDTALQSRKFAGWIRNLQSLEYLAMDSVNLWMASEHLCNALRSLPNLREIHLADCGLSGTIPSLLNFTHLSHLDLSSNPFNYSLLPAWFQNVSSMVSLDLRSCGFDGFSIPSNLLYRSNLRYLDLSDNSLEGDLSFLLYQSSSIANLYLQDNSLDGVIPPFFVNFTKLKNLVLANNYLTGDIPFFGSALTVIDLSQNKLTGNIPPSIGCLPLLRSLNLENNRLSGKIPDTVSKLARLEKLKLSSNNLTGSFSLSLIDNLTQLRELNLSSNSFTINISSTWIPAFAHLEFLGLSFCNIDGGFPAFLSTQYSFLDLDLSHNNIVGKIPNWLWDLPALEVLLLSNNQLQGYLPSVISKGFAFVDLKRNKLQGSLPSLENSMGLLDVSENNFSGPIPTIMKADSLVLSSNNLTGEIPSSFCTNTIQIQILDLSKNNLRGTIPPNLGRCEYMTILNLAQNDLQGEIPEQIGNLSSLRTLSLYGNNLQGSIPSSIINCSFLEVFDVGSNLIEGNIPVCIGELRWLRILNLASNKLEGTVPAFLLGLKLLQILDLSHNCLSGPIPINLGNLDGMIHESHNDESEFASLVPVIDTVYGNKFMIWDQVTLWVKGRPSSYEKIFKEFTFIDLSNNTLSGQIPPEVGLLKNLNALNLSRNQLSGSIPESVGALVKLESLDLSANKLSGKIPSELLNLAFLEVLNVSDNMVSGLIPQGKQFSTFEASSFAENRDLHGSPLENRTFSPGFDGKGIPGIQEELDNREKEAEEEEDKMKRWWAVGVGLSYGMGFATVIAVLCFRIRWRYEYFSFLDSLMPHLFGRH, from the coding sequence ATGATTTATACATTCGTCAATGGATGCCCAACTGAAGAAAGAAAGTACTTGCTAGATTTCAAAGGAAGCCTCGTCGATCCCACTGGTCGCCTGTCATCGTGGAAGGGCTACAATTGTTGCCAGTGGACGGGCATTCGTTGCGACTTCCATTCAGGCCATGTCATCAGCCTTCATCTCAAAACCCCCTTTGCTAGTAATTACTGGGACAATCCCAAAATTCTTAGTGGGGCGATACATCCATCGCTGTTTAATCTGCAGAACCTTGAGCATCTGGATCTCGGATACAATGATTTCAGTGGTACTTCCATATCTCCTCAATTGGCAAAACTCCAGAGCCTTTCCTTCCTTAGCTTGGCAAATGCTGGATTTGGAGGTGAGGTCCCTGTGGAGTTGGGCAATATTACAACCTTGCGCCACCTGGAGATCTCTGTCGGTTCTTCTTTGTCCTTGAACGATACTGCTCTCCAGAGTAGGAAGTTTGCAGGATGGATACGAAACCTGCAAAGCTTGGAGTACCTTGCAATGGATAGTGTGAATCTGTGGATGGCAAGTGAACACTTGTGTAATGCCCTCAGGAGCCTCCCTAATCTTCGGGAGATTCACCTCGCTGATTGTGGACTTTCAGGTACAATACCTTCTCTCCTAAACTTCACTCACCTATCCCATCTCGATCTTTCATCCAATCCATTTAATTATTCCCTGTTGCCTGCTTGGTTTCAGAATGTATCGTCCATGGTTTCCCTCGATCTCCGTTCATGTGGTTTCGACGGATTCAGTATCCCGTCAAACCTTTTGTATCGTTCAAACCTGAGATATCTTGACCTGTCAGATAACTCGTTGGAAGGAGACCTTTCTTTCCTTCTATACCAATCTTCCTCAATAGCCAACCTTTACCTCCAGGACAACAGTTTAGACGGAGTAATTCCTCCTTTCTTTGTTAACTTTACTAAACTTAAGAACTTGGTTCTGGCGAATAACTACTTAACAGGAGATATACCTTTCTTTGGATCTGCACTTACAGTAATAGATCTTTCCCAAAACAAATTGACGGGCAATATACCACCCTCTATTGGTTGTCTTCCTCTACTGAGAAGCCTCAATCTGGAAAATAATCGGCTCTCAGGAAAAATACCAGATACCGTTTCAAAGCTTGCTAGATTAGAAAAATTGAAACTTTCTTCCAATAATTTAACGGGGAGCTTTTCCCTTTCGTTGATTGATAATTTAACTCAGCTTCGAGAATTGAACCTTTCCAGCAATAGCTTTACAATTAACATTTCTTCAACTTGGATTCCAGCGTTTGCCCACCTGGAGTTCCTGGGATTGAGTTTTTGCAATATTGATGGTGGTTTTCCTGCTTTTTTGTCTACTCAATACTCATTTCTAGACTTGGACCTCTCACATAACAACATTGTAGGAAAAATTCCTAATTGGCTATGGGATCTTCCCGCTCTTGAAGTGCTGCTCCTTTCAAACAACCAGTTACAAGGTTATTTGCCCTCAGTAATATCGAAAGGCTTCGCCTTCGTGGACTTGAAAAGAAACAAGCTACAAGGTTCCCTTCCATCTTTGGAGAACTCGATGGGTTTATTGGATGTGTCAGAGAACAATTTTAGCGGTCCCATTCCTACAATAATGAAAGCTGATAGTTTAGTTTTGTCAAGCAATAATCTgactggagaaattccaagttcatTCTGCACAAACACTATTCAGATTCAAATTCTGGACCTGTCAAAGAACAATTTGAGGGGCACCATTCCTCCAAATTTGGGGAGATGCGAGTACATGACAATTTTAAATTTGGCTCAGAATGATCTGCAGGGGGAGATACCAGAGCAAATAGGAAATCTGAGCTCTCTTCGTACACTAAGTCTCTATGGCAACAATTTACAAGGTTCCATTCCTTCATCCATTATAAATTGCTCATTCCTAGAAGTATTTGATGTAGGAAGCAACTTAATTGAAGGGAACATTCCGGTTTGCATTGGAGAGCTGAGATGGCTCCGAATCCTGAACTTGGCTTCAAATAAACTTGAAGGCACTGTTCCTGCATTCTTACTTGGTCTGAAGCTTTTACAGATTTTAGATTTATCCCACAATTGTTTGTCAGGACCTATTCCTATAAATCTAGGAAATCTAGATGGTATGATCCATGAATCACATAATGATGAATCAGAGTTTGCTTCGCTTGTCCCAGTTATTGATACAGTTTATGGAAATAAATTCATGATCTGGGATCAAGTTACTCTTTGGGTTAAAGGACGGCCAAGTTCATATGAAAAGATATTCAAGGAATTTACATTTATAGACCTATCTAACAACACGCTATCGGGCCAAATTCCTCCAGAAgtaggtcttctcaagaatttaaatGCTTTGAACCTTTCAAGAAACCAGTTGAGTGGTTCCATTCCAGAATCTGTGGGAGCCTTGGTTAAATTGGAGTCCTTGGATCTCTCAGCAAACAAATTGTCTGGAAAGATTCCCTCAGAACTTCTGAACCTCGCATTCCTCGAGGTTCTGAATGTTTCAGACAACATGGTTTCGGGTTTGATACCCCAAGGCAAACAATTTTCAACTTTTGAGGCTTCTTCTTTTGCAGAAAATCGAGATCTACATGGATCTCCATTAGAAAATAGAACCTTTAGCCCTGGTTTTGATGGGAAAGGTATACCAGGCATCCAAGAAGAATTGGATAACAGGGAGAAAGAGgcagaggaagaagaagataaaatgaaGAGATGGTGGGCAGTGGGGGTGGGATTGAGTTATGGGATGGGATTTGCCACTGTAATTGCAGTGCTGTGCTTCCGAATAAGATGGAGATACGAATATTTCAGTTTTCTGGATAGTCTTATGCCACACCTCTTTGGACGGCATTGA